A stretch of Procambarus clarkii isolate CNS0578487 chromosome 80, FALCON_Pclarkii_2.0, whole genome shotgun sequence DNA encodes these proteins:
- the LOC138357920 gene encoding immunoglobulin G-binding protein H-like: MNKAHREDHKNMNKAHREDQKNMNKAHRQDQKNMNKAHREDQKNMNKAHRQDQKNMNKAHREDQKNMNKAHREDQKNMNKAHRQDQKNMNKAHREDQKNMNKAHREDQKNMNKAHREDNMNKAYIQGC, encoded by the coding sequence atgaacaaggcacATAGAGAAGATCACAAGAACATGAACAAGGCACATAGAGAAGATCAGAAGAACATGAACAAGGCACATAGACAAGATCAGAAGAACATGAACAAGGCACATAGAGAAGATCAGAAGAACATGAACAAGGCACATAGACAAGATCAGAAGAACATGAACAAGGCACATAGAGAAGATCAGAAGAACATGAACAAGGCACATAGAGAAGATCAGAAGAACATGAACAAGGCACATAGACAAGATCAGAAGAACATGAACAAGGCACATAGAGAAGATCAGAAGAACATGAACAAGGCACATAGAGAAGATCAGAAGAACATGAACAAGGCACATAGAGAAGATAACATGAACAAGGCATATATACAGGGCTGTTGA